A window of the Loxodonta africana isolate mLoxAfr1 chromosome 3, mLoxAfr1.hap2, whole genome shotgun sequence genome harbors these coding sequences:
- the LOC135230882 gene encoding LOW QUALITY PROTEIN: olfactory receptor 7G2-like (The sequence of the model RefSeq protein was modified relative to this genomic sequence to represent the inferred CDS: inserted 1 base in 1 codon), translating into MEPRNQTDVSEFLLLGLTEDPELQPVLFSLFLSMYLATLLGNLLIVLVVISDSHLHNPMYFFLSNLXLRDICFSTTTIPNMLVNIQAQNQIITYAGCLTQVCFVMIFTGLENCLLAVMAYDRYVAICHPLRYTIIMNLHCCGLLSLLSLLTSIVNALLHSLLVLHLSFCIDLEIPHFFCELAQILKLACSDTRINYILVYFVATVWGGVPLSGIIFSYTRIFSSVLRMPSVGAKYKAFSTCGSHLSVVSLFYGTIFGVYISSAFTHSPRKIAVASVMYSVVPQMMNPFIYSLRNRDIRGPLRTFISRILSF; encoded by the exons ATGGAACCTAGAAACCAAACAGATGtttcagaatttcttcttctGGGACTTACAGAGGATCCAGAACTGCAGCCTGTCTTATTCAGTTTGTTTCTATCTATGTACCTGGCCACCCTCCTGGGAAACCTACTCATTGTCCTGGTTGTCATCTCTGACTCCCACCTCCACaaccccatgtacttctttctttccaatc tcCTTCGTGATATCTGTTTCAGCACAACCACAATCCCGAACATGCTGGTGAACATCCAAGCACAGAATCAAATCATCACTTATGCAGGCTGCCTGACCCAGGTCTGTTTTGTAATGATATTTACTGGTTTGGAAAATTGTCTCCTTGcagtaatggcctatgaccgctatgtggccatctgccaccCACTGAGGTACACCATCATCATGAACCTCCACTGCTGTGGCCTGCTCTCCCTACTCTCCTTACTAACTAGCATTGTGAATGCCCTACTTCACAGTCTGTTGGTGCTGCATTTGTCCTTCTGCATAGACCTGGAAATCCctcatttcttctgtgaacttgCTCAGATTCTCAAGCTCGCCTGTTCTGATACCCGCATCAATTACATCCTAGTGTATTTTGTGGCTACTGTATGGGGTGGTGTTCCTctctctggaatcattttctcttacactcggattttctcctctgttttgaGAATGCCATCAGTGGGTGCAAAATATAAAGCTTTTTCCACCTGCGGGTCTCACCTTTCAGTTGTGTCCTTATTCTATGGAACAATCTTTGGTGTGTACATCAGTTCTGCATTTACACATTCTCCCAGGAAGATAGCAGTAGCTTCAGTGATGTACAGTGTGGTCCCTCAAATGATGAATCCCtttatctacagcctgaggaacagagACATAAGGGGACCCTTGAGGACATTCATCAGTAGAATACTGTCATTTTAG